Genomic window (Tenrec ecaudatus isolate mTenEca1 chromosome 16, mTenEca1.hap1, whole genome shotgun sequence):
ctgtgatcttcctgcatttggcatgattgcatgtgtttcgtgagtctgaagaggactctatagactGGTAGTGGGCATATGGGCTTAGGGACTgggtctggcctgggctgggctgctgTGTCAATAATCAATTGCTTTTGTGTATAAGGCCCTTTCCTACACACATATGGGTCTCCCTGGCTTtggttctctggtctacccagactagcacaccttCTAACACTGTAACTCGAATTAGTTTTTTATATAACTCTTCTTCAtgcagtagaaagcctagtctctctccctcagagcagttcgtgaccttgcaatcagcagcccAGCGGGTAACCCGCTACGCCAACCTGGCTccgtgaaaaaaattaaagttgaaaaaagagagagagagagagagaagggttaCCACCTTAAACACCTCCCAGATTCCTCCCCCTTCAgacccaggcactggtctctggtTATAAAAGTAGGAAATGCAAAGTCAAAAGTGACCTAGATTCTCTGTGACAGCCGCAGCTCGTTCCAAACCAACAGACAGACCGCCACACGGAGCAGTCCTTCCTCAGGCCTGGCTCacattgctgagtcagaatcagctcacagcaaggttttgttttgttttccctccatccatccatccatccatccatccatccatccatccatccatcccccttCGTGACTCGACAACACAGCTTATTAAATAAAAGTAACCAGCTGGCCTTTCTAACTGATTCACACTTACCCATTTGATTTGGGATCCTAAACATGTGACGAAGCATATTGCTCTCATGTGCCCTTGTCAACATTGTTGAAGAATGTTTGGGTCAACACAAGAGTTTTAGCTAAGGTTAAAATCAAAGTGATTTAACACAGAGCTTCTTAAACCTTTTCCATCCTCAACTCCTTTCACCTGAGAAATTTGTTACATGGGCAAGACTGTCCAATACCTGGCAATCACGACGTGTTAGATTTTAACTTAATGTTTGGTCGCTCAGAGTTCAGAAACCTCTGACTGTGGCCAGACTTTTCAAGATCCCCGCATTTAGGGTAGAGACCCACAGTGGAAGAAGCTTTGATCTAACACCCAAAAATGTAACCTGACTTAAAATTACAGAGAGTCTAAAGCTGATTCCCACTGTACATTTCGGAATAGTTTTCTATTAAGCCCTCGTTTTGAAATTATTTCACACTTAAAGAGCCGTATGGCTGGTGTTAAGGGTCACCCACCCCTTTGCCATATTGACCGTCTCACAGGGGGAGTCTATTCTGTGAGCCACCTGGGGCCTGCTCCTTTTCCCCTAAGACTTCGGCAGTCATTTCTCACCTAACATGAAGCCATCAACATCTGACCATAGGATGAGCCTTTCTGGCACAGCAGAGAGGCAGCTCAGCTACCAACTGGACGCTAGACGGTGTACGCCCCCCAGCAGTTCCATAGGAGATCCGCGTTTATAAAAAGAAGAGCCTCCCATGCCTAtggggcaattttactctgtcacatgggattGCCGAGTGGAGCTCAGCGGCCCCTCACAACAGGACAATCGCCAGGTTGCTAACGAGCATATAGTCCCATACACAAATGCTGCCAAGTCCCTCTCTAAATAGCTTCTAAATGTAGACACACGCACGCACCTCCTGCCCAGTTTCTTCCACCTACATGCCAATTAATGTTTTGCCATACAGGATCTAAAACACACACCGGTGAGCACCAATAGCTTCGCCAGCAGCGTTTGCTATTTGCCCTTGTAAAGCTATAGGAAAACAAACCGTCTCAGAACTTACCCTGATAATGAAGGAAACGTGAAAGATGTTCTCCACGGTGCGGGGGAAGGAATGGGGATCTACCACGAAGTCAAAGAAGGATATAGGTGTCTCCGCTGCAGAAACAAGAGAGAGAAAGTTCACCAAAACGAGGACCTGGGGGTCGCCACGGCAGACGCAAGAGAAAAATCATCATCCAAGCAGGAAAAGCGCTTTCTGCTTCTCAGGCTGGCTCGTGGAGCCCAGAACTCTCTAGTGCCAGCCAAAGAGTTGGAAAGAAAGTGTTGTGGGCAGATAAGCCAACTCTTCTAGAAGACCCTTTGCTGCTCTCCATTAAAACCCGTACGCCCTTCTCCTGGCCATCGCCCATGAAATAGGAGTCCCATGGCACTAGCACAAGTGCCCTCGGCACAGAGTCAGTCCTCAGGCCATTTACTCAAGAGCACAGTGCTCTAAAGAACcttacgggggtgggggtgggggtgttgaagGGAACTGGGGAGCAAATGGTGAATCCCCAAGAGGGAGGATGAACTGGCACTGTTTGTGGTGAGGTCTGTATTACTCAACGCTCTATAGACAACTGCACCGTGGGagcgatgtgagatatgaatgaTATCACAACACAACtattggcggggggtggggtgttaaCTTTACCAGGCAGTCACCAGAGGATTACTTAAACACAGGAAGGAGCTGCAGAAAGTTTGGGTGTAAGGGGGGCATGGCATTAGTTTTTCACTCCCTGGAAGGACAGCAGTTGGAGCCCACCCAGCGGTGCCTCGCAAGAAACGCCTGGTGAACGGCTCAGGGCAACAAGCAACAGTCCCTGCCCACACGCGGGCACAGTTCTACTAGGACTGACCCGGCTGTCACGGTTTCTCTGGGTTCACGCACATCAATACGGACGGGCGTCCTGGCTGACGTCATGCTGCCCAAGACTGAGTACATTTCAAACAGCTTTGAAAAAGACAACAAACGGGAGAAACGGGGAGCTGACAATGGCCAATGTATCATCCCTCCCCCCCTACCCACCGCTCCCTTAGGGGGATGAACTACAGTAacgggggtgaaaggagacagcgggcggtgtaagatatgaaaataacaacataatttatcaggggtccatgagggtgggaggaggggaaaagcgaggagctgataccaaggggtcaaacagaaagaaaatattttgaaaatgatggcaacatatgtacagatgtgcttcataagaCTGATGTACAGAATGttctaaaagctgtaagagcccccaataaaatgatttattaaacttttaaaaaagaaacaaaagcaacaaagaaaaagTCGGCCATTTGTATGTGCGTTTGCATGACTGACATGATTTCTTCACACACGGCAGGCCTCCTTTTGATCCTGAAAAAGCGTGACCCATCTTTTAAAAACACATGATTTtatctttaaattattattattttatttttcattttttattgtttctactgGGTTCCCCAGttggtgaagcacaggagtagatgctcAGAGACAGTAACTAATGCAAGGGTTGAAGACGGcatgtaggggtgggggtgggatgtgggggggtgaggggattGAGGGAGTcaacaatgaaggcaggagggggaagggagcactagCATTGATGGTGATTacaaaactcattttaaaggcaatttaaccattggggggaaggggcagaatattctaaaattgattgtggtaatgatcgtacaattcttgatatgattgaacgactgaactactgaattgtatgacatgtggattaggtgccaaaaaaaatgtaaaaaaaataaaacaggaaaggGTGCTCCGCCCACGGCCTGACGTGGGGCTGCCTAAGAGGCCTCTTACAAACGCCCAGGTCAAGAAGGGCTCCACACGATTCAAATCGGACAGACTGGCAAAAAAAACACCCTTTCTCCCCAAATCCTCTGTGAGGGCCTATGGTCGGATTTTAATCAACACAGCTCGCTCCGGGGCAAGTCAGGTGCCATACTTACGATCTTCGTGAAAATATGTTTGCAGCAACCCCAAGATCCTTTCTACTTCTTTTTCTGTTGCTTCCTGGTGAGATTCTTCCATTCTCTTTAACTGAAAAAGAAAGCCATTATCAAGTCTGCCCCGCCTTTCTCTACTTCCCAGGCACCCAATCAGCCCACCGGCCGCCATCAGACAGGCCGTCATCAGACAGGCTGAGTCCCCCCAAGTAGGGTTTCCCAAGCATACGGCCCCAATGTCCTCTAAGGATCTTTGGGACTGCCAGCAGCTTCTCATCATCCCTTAAAATTTGccttctttaaattaaaaaaaaaaaaagttctcattTCAGTAACAGTTTTACATTTGCTGCTATTTAACAGTGAAGAACATTAATCAAAAACCTATGTTCAGGTTGAAATATAAACATACCATCGGGGGTGATTCCCCACCCCTAACCCTTTGAGGCATATATGCCAACCCCTTTAGACATTTTTGGTGGTCACAAAGGAGGGGAGAAGGGTCTTACTGGGGTCTAATGGGGTTGAGGCCGGGGATGCTGCTCTACATCCTACCATGCACAGGAGAGCCCTTGAAAGCAAATGGTTAAAAACCCACTGTGTGGGGTCGGTTTCAGCTCAGAGCCACCCTTGGGGGCTGCGGTGGGTTCCTGAAGATGTCACctgagagagcagacagcctcctctttctcctgcagaggggctgctggGTCTGAACCACCGACCTGGAGGTGAGCAGCCCCAAACTTGACCTGCAGCGCCACCAGGGAGCCTCTGAACACCCAGCCCCAAATGCCTCGAACACAAGGTGGAGACACCCTGGTCTAGAAGGAGGAGTACAAATGAAGAGAGGGAGGGAATGAAAGGGCTTAAGGACAACTCTCAAAGCCAAGCCTCGGTGCCGCCTcagagtgacccaataggacaggatggaactgcccggGAGTTTCCCTGACTGTCCCTCtttgcgggagcagaaagccccacctctctcctccGGAGGggttggtggcttcgaactgggtGACGGACCTGCATGCCACTGCCACTGCCCCAGGGCCCCTTCCAAGTGAGGAAACGATGAATGAAAGGCAGCGGTTGCCGCGCCCTGGCTCCCAGGCCCTCAGCCATGCAGACTCAGTAAAGGCAGAAAGTGACATGGGAACTTGACATTTAAAGCTACAAACCTGGGCGGGCATTGCCCTCTGCTCCTCCACCATTCGAACTCTTCTCGGACGATCGACTCGTGGCTTCGGCACGGGGAGCTCGCCTTGCACTGAACCCAACCTAGTGAAGAAACGGCTCTTCTGTCGTTGCATCAGAAACAGCCTGTGTTCACTAAGAGCAGCCCCCAGAGGGGAGAGAGACTCAGACTAGGCCCCACTAGCACACGGAGCTGACAGCAGCCCAAGACTCTTGGGAGCAAGTGGGTGGCTGGTGCCTGGCTGATCCCTGTGATCCTCAATGCCCTTTCTGGCGCTGACGCAGCCCGAGACCCCCTCAGACGCCCTCACTTGGCTCCTGCCTGGAAAGCCTCCCCAGCTAGTCAGTCTCCTGTGCACTTTGGAAAGCCGACTTCCGACACCAAGGAAGGCTGCCACGCTGGATGGGGACGGAACAGTTCCAGGGGGGGGTAGGTGTCAGGGGGAAGGCTCTGGGCCTAGACAACAGCATACCTGCCTTAGGACTAAGCCAGGGGATTCATTTCCCTGTGGggcttgtcccccacccccagtagaCTTAGCTGCACTAGAGCCATGGACACCATGATGACAAGATCAAGGTCCTGCTAGTAAAGGTCAACCCAGGCCCTGACCCTAGAAGGGATTAGAGCCCAGCGTTCAACTCCCCGCAGACCCCCGAGGGCGCTGACCGGAAGCACTCAAGAGCCAGGGGAGCAGCTGGACAGGAAGGTCTACCTGGAATTGGGAGAGAGCTGGCCAAGAACTAACTGTCTAGAGAAGTCACTGGAGGCTCAGCGGGAGGAGGGTGTTGCAGGCCAACGGAACCGGCACTACAGGGGCACAGGTTCTAGAGCTTCCTTGTGGCGGGGTGATGACCCGAAGTCTAAGACCACAAAGGACTTTCTCTGCCGGCCCTGGACAGCGCAGCCGGGACCCGGTCCACCTGCAGTTCCTGTAGGTGCAGCAGTTCTGGGCGCTAGTCACCCGAAGGCTCCTTAAAAACAGctgtgcgcccccccccccccacctaccaCGTCCCCAAAGCCCAATAACGGAGAGGCTGCCAGTCTCCAGGGACTTAGGAGGCCGGCTTGGAGTAACAAAGGCGGGGGGCCGACACTGTGTGCAGAGCAAGCGACGCTAAGAATGGGGTGGTGACTACAGCGGGATGGCTGGAGCGCCTGGCCTGAGGGATATTTAAGGCCCTCGAAATCATCCCTACCAAAAAAAGAAACCATCCCTCCAGCGAGTCACACGCCTCCCCTAAGAGCAGCAGTCCACATTGGGGAAGAGTGAATTTCGTGTTTGACCGGTTCGGCCCaacaatgatgttataaatatccaaatggttcttggcagaaaaaaaggtcccccacccctaccccaccccccgcctaccACGGAGTGTACTTGCAGGCTGTCCTACAAGAGAACCCCTGAGAGCCCTTGGCCCGCCACACTGGGGCAGGAGGTCAGGCCAGCTCATGTCCTTTGAAGAGGAAGAAACACTTTTCACAAtaagcaaaaaaagaagaaacgaaGTGGGCTGTTTAGGTGACACCGAAGGGTTCCAGTAACTGCCGTGTCACACATGTCGCTGGGTGCCATCTCTGACAGCATCCCAGTCGGAGATCTCCTGGTTCGAAAAGCTACAAAGGCAAACCCGTGACACGATGCTGCGGATCCAAAGCCGCCAGCTAGGCAGCAAAGGAACCCACACAAGGGCTCGGGGACGGGGGCCCACGGCCCCTCCCTGCTAACCAGGGGCAAGGGGGCCTTTCCGGTCCATCCCCACCGGGAGCTTAGCTTAGGGGCTGTGAAGCTGGCACCGTGACCGTCCATGCGACACTACCGAGCACGGTCTTCCCTCTAAAGCAAGCAGCAGTCATTTCAGGTTTACAAATGGCGGGCGGGCCGGGGGGGCGGGGTTTCCCAAATGTCTTACAGAAAGTGGAATGTGTGGGTTTTATTAAAGGTGTTTTCTGCTGTTTTgcctgatattttccaggagtcatAGACTATCAATTCAAAATCAGAACTATCTTCATCACGGATGAGTTCTTCAGCTTCTAGCGGATTTACACCCATATGTGTCAGCTACAAAAGTGAAGGAGACAAAAGACCCCAGTTAAGCCAGCAGCAATCTCCAGCCCAGTCACCTATATACCACTACACCTATATACCTATACACCACTACACCCAGACACCACGACACCCAGACACCCAGACACCACTACACCCAGACACCACGACACCCAGACACCACGACACCCAGATACCACTACACCCAGACACCACTACACCCAGACACCCAGACACCACTACACAGACACCACTACACCCAGACACCCAGACACCACTATACCCAGACACCACTACACCCAGACACCCAGACACCACTACAGCGGCATGAGCTCAGTCACAGGCCTGCCTGCTTAAGGCCTCCCAGCATGCTGGCtaagccccacccctcccctcccccacccacccaccccgcaccccacagAGAAATTCCTGCTCTGAAATGGAAACCCCCATCTTCTTTTGAGCAAAAGCAAAAAACTTCCTGAAGGCACTCAGGTAAGGAGGGGAAGTGATCTCACCCGCAGGGCCTttgtggggagagggtggggggctACTCTGGGCACCTAGTGGCAGAGATAAAGTTTGCTCCACAGCATCCTGTGTCATGCACAGGGCACGGAGGCTCAGCCAGTCCCAAGTGCCCACGGTGTCCGGGCCAAGAGGGTTTGGGTACACTATCTGAAAAAGCTAAGGCCCAGGGCAAGCTCGGAATCACCAGTATGGTTTGTTTTAAACGCCCAGGTAAAACAATACAAGCACAAAGAGGATCCCAACCCCACAGTTCCAGGACAAGACTGGGAAGCAGAGCTGGCCTTTTGGGTCTGAGAACCCCAGAGAGCTCTACTCGGCGTGGGTCTCGGTCTGGGTCTAAGGGCACCACCAAGGGCACCCAGCGGAAGTCAGTGACTGATTTCAACCTCACTTCCGTGGAGCTGCCCTTGGTGGAAGGACGCGTGGAAAGGTTCTACCATGAAGTCCAGTGAAAGCGGCCACGTCCTGTAACAGCCAGCCCCCCAAAGACCTCCGGGAGCTTAGCGCTATAAGAGGCCCCCCACTGAGGGCGGGGGTGTTATGCCACAggatcccagggggaaccctcagcacccctccactctcccacctcCTGGTCCTTCCCCACTAGGGAATAaaagtacaatttttaaaatgactccATCTGTGGTCTCTTTCAGTGCAGAGAGTGCGTGATCTCGTACACTGTTCTTAAAGCAACGTACTTcatgaaaaagttttgaaaatttttttcaaaaagacaaTTGTAAGGTTTTGAAAACAATAAACTGAAATACTCCTCTGCCTCATGTAAAAGAATGCCTTTATCAGGCCAGAGGTCAGGGCACCAGGCCATTTTGATAAGGAATTAACATAAACATCCTGTCTGAAATTCAATATTCACACAGAGGGATACACTGGTGTGTGTCAGGACAGAGGCTGGCTCAaaggagaacagcaagaaaaaacGCCACGGAGGGAGAGGTCTCAGGGTGCTGAGAGGAGGGCCGTGCCCCGGGCGCCCGAGGAGCTCACTATCTGTGGGAGCAAACCATCACATCTTTCTCTTAGGGAGCGCGGCGGGTGGGTCAGAGCCTCCAGCTTAGCCATGGCATGCCCCAGCCACTGCGTCACCACGGCTCAAAGCCAACAAGGACCAGTATTAAAATTCTAGAGAACAACTACGAAGCTTACcgagaagcaaaaacaaaatcacggtgaatttgaaaaataaaggagaaaaaacAACAATCTTGGAATGATTCTAAAAGATTCTCAAAGATGGACCAAAACACACTGCCTCCACCTGGTCCAGCTCAAAGCCAGCTGCGTCCTAATACCTGTGGTGCTGGGCTCTTGCCCAGCCCAGGGCCAAGGTCTCAGGCTCCTGAGAAGATTCTAGAATACTGAAGAACCAATAACTAACTGAAGCAGGGCCCGGGAGGGAGGTAGAGAATCTCCATCTCTAGCCCTAGTACgcagggtggagagagaagggggagagacGGTCATGTAGGACTGGGTCCCAATGGCCAccccacacacattccaccagcaaGCAGCTCTCCTCTCACTTGAATAGTTTGATAAGATCCCCTTGGAAGAGCCCCGACCCCACCAAGGGAACACCACTAGCACAGGCACAGAAGTAATGTCCTAAAATAGatctactgaaaagacaaggctttcataAGAATCGGTACTTACCAGAGTCTCAACATATCGCAACATATCGAACGAGTTCAGATCTGAACGCAGCTGTTTGGCTTTCTCTTTCCCCAGGTCGGAAGCCAGAACGAGAAACTGGGCATCCAGGACGGCTTCTCTTGCTCGGGACACTGAAgagaaataagcaaacaaaaaaggaTGCACACACATTACGAGATATACAGCAGCCTCCTTTCCCTACATTTCCAACCACTTACAAGGTGGTTTCCACTGGCCCCCAAATCATCTCAGGGTGCTGGAAACGGATCCCTTGCCCCCTGGAAGCTGGCCCAACCTAGCTCTTCAAAACCGCGCCTTGAATGAAAGTTGACCAGCCAGTTCTGAATTCGGCTTTCCTACTCCTGTTAACAATCTCTTAATAAATAATTCCCACTTAGCAGAAGCATTTATATTTTTACCATTTCGGATCACTCACCTCACTATGCAGGGCAAGGTTGGTCCCAAAGACGGGTCACTATGCGCAACCAAACCAAAAAGTGATGGGAAAACGGAAGTGACCGCATCAGAttacaaaatggaggatgactacatcgCGTCACTGCCAAAGACACTACTACATAGATGCCAGACCACTGAGAATCACGACCCCGCCAGACACACAACCTGCACCATCCCAGCCGAAAGAGTTCCTCTTGCTTCGGACCTCAGCATCGATACTGCCAACACCGTTAACATGGCAGACCGCTGGATAGATTTTTACTGTTGTTGTCGATGAGAAATGGGTGGGTGGCAAGATCATCAAGAACCGAGGCAGAGGTAGATCACTGTCTGCGCTGGGAAATCGGCCATTGAAAGCCTGGGACACAGCGCAGTTCTCTTCGGGCAGACGTGGGGTCACCACGAATTAGGACGCACGCACTGAGTGGATAGCAACTGTTTAGTTTGCCTGGTCTGGTTACCCTTTCTATTCCCACAGAAGGGCCCAGTAGGGAATGTAGTCTGGGGGGCTGCCTTAGGGCTTGGGGACTCAGAGCTCCTATTGGGATGCACCCCCACTCTGCCCTGTTActgaactgctctctctctctctcacacacacacacacacacacacacacacacaggcaagtCTCGGAGGTTTTGTGGGGTTGGTTTCAGTCCATCGAAATAAAGTAAATGGCGTGGCTGTTCTGGTTTCCCGCGGGGTGCATAGAAGAGTCACACTCGCACTGTATTACCATCCATTACACGTGCAATAGCGTAACAGAAAAGCGTGACATAGCGTGACACAGTGTTGACAATGCCCAAAATGCGACCCAGAAACATGGAGGGCATGCTTGTGGAAACTGACCGCCATAGACTTGATGGCTACAGGGTTGTCACAAACCTTCACCTTGTAAAGACGAGATAAAACAACACACCAGTGTCGCCGAAGTGCGTCAAGTGACGCACAATAAGACAAGgtggaagggaagagaaaaaaaagatgaggTCGGCCTGTCCTGGGGCTACAGCAGATGGCATCATGAAACAAACAGATGACAGCACAAGTAGGACCCAAACCCAAGCCCGCCTCCTCCCATCGCAGTCAGCCCTCCAGGCCAGAGTGGAACTGGCCCCCGGCGTTTCCAAGGCCTCAAGAAGCTGACCGCCTCGTCTATCTCCCTGGAGTGCCAGGCAGGTTGGTGCTTCGccgtggtgccaccagggctccaagacaAAAGGGCCAGGAGTCCTTGAGCTGAGAGCCTCTGAGACCCAGGAAGATGGATGCCAAGGCACGTTGACAGCAACTAGAAATGCCCCGTCCAAACCTGCTAGAAGTGGGCAAGGGCCTTCCCCCGGAGCCAACAGAGAGCAAAGCCCGGCACCATGAATGAAGGCTTCTAGCCTCTGCAGCTGTGAGACAATAAATGTGTTTGCTAACTCGGGCCACCGGTAAAAGTAAAATAAAGCCAGCCACCAGTGGTATTTCTGTAACAGCAGCACTAGAATAACAAAGACCTTGTTGGAGTGATAAGTTCCCAAACTGGTAAAGCATCATTGCCCACTTCCTGACATCAAGGCCCTCTGCCTCTTACACAAAGTACGGAAAATGCCTCAAGTGGCAGGACAAGGAGCTCCCTGGCACACAAAAGGGCGCATTACCTCCATTAAACAGAGTGTTGGCCTCTTCAAGGACCTCTGTTAATTTGTCCCCGGCACTCAGTATGTCCTCTCGGTTTTCTATGTTTACAAGGAAAAAAAGGGCAGGCTTTGGGGAATGTGCTATTCAGGCACTGATCCAATCATGACCACGTTCGTTATCCAGGCGTGGTGACTCAGCTCACTGGGAAGGCACCCACAGTACTGACCACATACTACTTTAACCAAGCGGCCAGCGGGGGAAAGCAGCACGCGCTTCGGTGGGCTCCGAAAGGCACGACCCTGCGGTCTCCTCGTGGGAGAGTCTGCGACCCCCCGCGCACCGAATCCCACTGGGCAGGTGCCAGGTGGGGGCAGAAGGGTTGCCTTTCTGCCACCAATCCAAGGTCGCAGGATGCAACCGAAAGAACAGGTGCCGGCGTCCAGCGCTCCCCGCGACCAGCTGCCCActgccgctggcccggcctccaGCGTGGCCATCCTGCCAGGCGCGGGCCCCCCGCCCTCCACGGACCAAAGAAAGGCGGGCGCGCGACCAGCCGTGGGCAGCGCGGCCAGCGGAGCGAATCGGAAAGCGAAGGCGGCGGGCCGGGGCCTCCCGCGGGCACACGGGACCGGCCGGCCCGCGCCCCTTACGTTGGACCGAGGTGATGAGCGCCCGGTACTGGTGGCGGATCTGGCGACACAGGCCGTGGTCGGTCTCCACCTCCAGGATCGCCGGGTCCAGGCTCTCGTCCCCCGAGTCGGACGGGTCCGTGTCGTCCAGGCTGGGGTACGCCGGGGCCTCCCTGCGTGGGGGCGCGCCGCCGCGGCGGCCCCCCGGCGACAGCGGCGACCGCGACCGGGACCGCGAGCGGGAGCGGGCGCGGCCCCGGTGCGCTTCCCGGCCCCGGCCGCGGCCCTCGGGCCGGCGGACGCTGCTGTCGCCGGACATCGCCCCAATGCCCCCGTGCAACTTCGGAACGGCGGAAGTTCGCGCCAGAAACTGAACGCCCTGCTCGCGCGCTGCGGCTCCGCGCGGACCGGCCCGGGCAGCCGGGCGCACAGCGACGCCTGTGGCCGGAGGCCGACGAGGAGGCGCGCCCGGTGCGGCCTGCTGGGCTGGCCGTGGGGCGCGGGACAAGGGCCCGGCGCACCCTGACTCTGAGGACAGCGAGCTCTAGAGCCCCACGGGGGCTGGTGATGGACCGGAGGCTCTTGAGCCCCTGGCTTAGGGGACCTGGCTGAGAGCATGCCCCGCCCAGGTACCTAGGAAGGACTGAGTGCCCCTTAGACGCCCTGGAGAGGGACCTGCCTGCTCCCAGGACACTAGGGACAGCCAGACCTTATAGCAGCACCTCCCCAACAGCATCAGGCCCCTGAGCTCTTGCTTGGTACACTGGTCCTCCACTCCTACCGACTGGGTAGCAACCGTGGGCTCAAACCTgagaggatagtgcaggaccaggGTGGGTGTCCCCCAGTTGTACACAGGGTGGCCGTGAGTCCCAACAGCACCTAACATCAACCACAGACCCGTCCAGTGGGGGACCCAGCGGGTTCAGCAAAGCCCATACCTGATTTTTTGTGAGTTCAGTGAGCCAGTTGTGACAATGGCACGTGTAGACTGGGTTCTTTCTGAGGTGGGCGGCCGCCCGGTGTGGAAATCACCCACGCACCTCCAATGTTCACCTGTGCAAAAGCATACTCCAAGCGCCCGCagtaatgttcattctgtccatgGGTAAGAAAAATGATGGTGGAACGATATTGgtaatattcattcattcatttcatgAAACTTGCTATACgtgtgatgaaatactacatgttTATTCCCTTACATTTGTTACTTAAGTAAACAAACATAGAGCCTAAAGAGATAAATGCCAAACAGCATGCTGTCATGAAGCCCAAGTTCCTGGGAGATAGGATGAGTTAGTGACACGATTCCCGAGAGTGCTCCAAGAGCTCAAAGAACACTGTCAACACAATTGctgcaagttcagcagaagcaggaggaggtTTTCCAGAGAGAGAAGTCGCCCGTTTCTAATAGAGCAAACACATGACTGTTGTCTCACTGGCCCCCTCTAAAGGTTGGCGATCCTGCTCCAACAGTGAAACAATGGTTGAGGACAAAGCACACAGGCTGAGGAGGCTCAGACAGAatcaaagaatattgcaaatgaGGACACCTAtccagaagcaatatggaaatgcttTCAATAACAGCTTTTATTGTTTTTTGGGTCAGGTAATAGTTaacatttttcattaatatttttaaatgctctCTTAAAATCCAGCTTTGTGTCCCTCTCTTATTCTTACTTAAGTCACAACTGAATGAAATAATAAACAATTTTTCAGCATAttcttttttatacttaaaacggTCATCAGGGCAGCAAACCAGGGGTGAAGCTATTTGCATCTCACCACTGCACCCACCCCACTAAGTTTTCACCCTCCCAGGCTCAGACGCAGCCC
Coding sequences:
- the NSMCE4A gene encoding non-structural maintenance of chromosomes element 4 homolog A isoform X2, which codes for MSGDSSVRRPEGRGRGREAHRGRARSRSRSRSRSPLSPGGRRGGAPPRREAPAYPSLDDTDPSDSGDESLDPAILEVETDHGLCRQIRHQYRALITSVQLSRAREAVLDAQFLVLASDLGKEKAKQLRSDLNSFDMLRYVETLLTHMGVNPLEAEELIRDEDSSDFELIVYDSWKISGKTAENTFNKTHTFHFLLGSVQGELPVPKPRVDRPRRVRMVEEQRAMPAQLKRMEESHQEATEKEVERILGLLQTYFHEDPETPISFFDFVVDPHSFPRTVENIFHVSFIIRDGFARIRLDQDRLPIIEPVNMNEDHESIDHSTQNRNQGIISLSYRDWEEIVKTFEISEPVIASSVSQRSQSA
- the NSMCE4A gene encoding non-structural maintenance of chromosomes element 4 homolog A isoform X1; the encoded protein is MSGDSSVRRPEGRGRGREAHRGRARSRSRSRSRSPLSPGGRRGGAPPRREAPAYPSLDDTDPSDSGDESLDPAILEVETDHGLCRQIRHQYRALITSVQQNREDILSAGDKLTEVLEEANTLFNGVSRAREAVLDAQFLVLASDLGKEKAKQLRSDLNSFDMLRYVETLLTHMGVNPLEAEELIRDEDSSDFELIVYDSWKISGKTAENTFNKTHTFHFLLGSVQGELPVPKPRVDRPRRVRMVEEQRAMPAQLKRMEESHQEATEKEVERILGLLQTYFHEDPETPISFFDFVVDPHSFPRTVENIFHVSFIIRDGFARIRLDQDRLPIIEPVNMNEDHESIDHSTQNRNQGIISLSYRDWEEIVKTFEISEPVIASSVSQRSQSA